One part of the Sporosarcina ureae genome encodes these proteins:
- the eno gene encoding phosphopyruvate hydratase, giving the protein MPIITHIQAREVLDSRGNPTVEVEVFTESGAFGRAIVPSGASTGEHEAVELRDGDDNRYNGKGVLKAVDHVNEVISSELEENYSVLDQVVIDRALLDLDGTDNKGKLGANAILGVSMAVAHAAADYLDVPLYQYLGGFNAKQLPVPMMNILNGGEHADNNVDIQEFMIMPVGAESFRHALRMGAEIFHSLKSVLHEKGLSTSVGDEGGFAPNLASNEEALSTIIVAIEKAGYKAGEDIVLAMDVASSEFFDKEQNNYYLAGEDIRKTSEEMVTWYEELCEKYPIVSIEDGLDENDWDGHKLLTDRLGDKVQLVGDDLFVTNTEKLSRGIKEGIGNSILIKVNQIGTLTETFDAIEMAKRAGYTAVISHRSGETEDVTIADIAVATNAGQIKTGAPSRSDRVAKYNQLLRIEDQLFETAQYLGKDTFYNLNK; this is encoded by the coding sequence ATGCCAATCATTACTCACATTCAAGCTAGAGAAGTACTAGATTCACGAGGCAATCCAACTGTAGAAGTAGAAGTATTCACAGAAAGCGGTGCCTTCGGACGTGCGATCGTACCATCGGGTGCATCGACTGGAGAGCATGAAGCAGTAGAACTACGTGACGGCGATGACAATCGTTACAACGGTAAAGGTGTACTGAAGGCAGTAGATCACGTCAATGAAGTCATCTCTTCAGAACTGGAAGAAAATTATTCTGTTTTGGATCAAGTAGTCATCGATAGAGCATTACTCGATCTAGACGGTACAGATAATAAAGGCAAACTGGGCGCAAACGCTATTCTTGGTGTATCGATGGCCGTTGCACATGCAGCAGCAGATTACCTAGACGTTCCGTTATACCAATACCTAGGTGGATTCAACGCGAAGCAATTACCGGTACCGATGATGAATATCTTAAATGGCGGAGAGCACGCAGATAACAACGTCGACATCCAGGAATTCATGATCATGCCAGTGGGTGCGGAATCATTCCGTCATGCACTACGCATGGGCGCTGAAATCTTCCACAGCCTAAAATCTGTTCTACATGAAAAAGGCTTGAGCACTTCAGTTGGAGACGAAGGCGGATTTGCTCCGAACTTGGCTTCTAACGAAGAAGCATTATCAACGATCATTGTAGCAATCGAAAAAGCAGGCTATAAAGCAGGCGAAGATATCGTGCTCGCAATGGACGTAGCATCTTCCGAGTTCTTCGATAAAGAACAAAACAACTACTACCTTGCAGGTGAAGATATCCGTAAAACATCTGAAGAGATGGTTACGTGGTATGAAGAGCTTTGCGAAAAATATCCAATCGTATCTATTGAAGACGGCTTGGATGAAAACGACTGGGATGGCCACAAGCTATTGACAGATCGTCTTGGCGATAAAGTGCAATTAGTAGGTGACGATCTATTTGTTACAAATACGGAGAAGTTGTCACGCGGAATCAAAGAAGGAATCGGTAACTCGATCCTCATCAAAGTGAACCAGATCGGTACATTGACAGAAACATTCGATGCGATTGAAATGGCGAAACGCGCAGGCTACACAGCTGTTATCTCTCACCGTTCAGGTGAAACAGAAGACGTAACGATCGCAGATATCGCAGTCGCTACAAACGCTGGCCAAATCAAAACAGGTGCACCTTCTCGTTCGGATCGGGTAGCGAAGTACAACCAATTGCTTCGTATCGAAGATCAGTTATTCGAAACAGCGCAGTACTTGGGCAAAGACACATTCTATAATTTAAACAAATAA
- a CDS encoding phosphoglycerate kinase: protein MKTKKTIKDIKLNGQRVFCRVDFNVPMENGKVTDDTRIRAAVPTIEYMTNEGAKVILASHLGRPKGEVNEEMRLTPAGDKLSELLGKTVKKLDSSIGEEVEKAIAEMKDGDVILLENVRFNPGEEKNDADLSKQYASLADVFVNDAFGTAHRAHASTAGIAEYIPGVLGFLLEKELDVLGKALSHPERPFTAIIGGAKVKDKIGVIDNLLDKVDNLLIGGGLSYTFTRAQGHETGDSLVEEDKVELAKSFIEKAKQKAVNLYLPTDAVVANKFAADAETKMVSVEDITEGWMGLDIGPETAERYKQVIKDSKFVIWNGPMGVFEMEPFANGTKTVADAMAETSAYTVIGGGDSAAAVEKFEVADQMDHVSTGGGASLEFMEGKELPGVAVLEDQE from the coding sequence ATGAAGACGAAAAAGACGATTAAAGATATTAAATTGAATGGCCAACGCGTATTTTGCCGCGTGGATTTCAACGTACCGATGGAAAATGGAAAGGTAACGGATGATACACGCATCAGAGCAGCTGTTCCTACAATTGAATATATGACGAACGAAGGAGCGAAGGTTATTTTAGCCAGCCACCTGGGACGTCCCAAAGGTGAAGTAAATGAAGAGATGCGTTTGACACCTGCTGGCGATAAATTGTCTGAGCTTCTTGGCAAAACAGTGAAAAAGCTAGATTCATCAATCGGTGAAGAAGTAGAAAAAGCGATTGCTGAAATGAAAGACGGCGACGTGATCTTGTTGGAAAACGTTCGCTTCAATCCAGGCGAAGAGAAGAATGATGCAGATCTGTCCAAGCAATATGCGAGTCTGGCAGACGTATTTGTCAATGATGCATTTGGAACAGCACACCGTGCACACGCTTCTACTGCTGGAATTGCGGAGTACATACCCGGTGTTCTTGGCTTCTTGCTTGAAAAAGAATTGGATGTCCTCGGAAAAGCATTGTCGCATCCAGAGCGTCCGTTCACAGCAATCATTGGCGGCGCGAAAGTGAAAGATAAGATTGGCGTCATTGATAATTTATTGGATAAAGTCGATAACTTGTTGATCGGTGGCGGACTGTCGTATACCTTCACACGTGCACAAGGTCATGAAACTGGAGATTCATTAGTAGAAGAGGATAAAGTAGAACTAGCTAAGTCGTTCATTGAAAAGGCGAAGCAAAAAGCAGTGAATCTGTACTTGCCGACAGATGCAGTCGTAGCGAATAAATTTGCAGCGGATGCAGAGACGAAAATGGTTTCTGTAGAAGACATTACAGAAGGCTGGATGGGTCTAGATATCGGACCGGAAACAGCAGAGCGTTACAAGCAAGTCATCAAAGACTCGAAGTTCGTCATCTGGAACGGGCCGATGGGTGTGTTCGAAATGGAACCATTCGCAAACGGTACGAAAACAGTAGCGGACGCTATGGCAGAAACATCTGCTTATACAGTAATTGGTGGGGGAGACTCTGCAGCAGCTGTTGAAAAGTTTGAAGTAGCAGACCAAATGGATCACGTATCTACTGGTGGCGGTGCTTCACTCGAGTTCATGGAAGGCAAAGAATTGCCAGGAGTAGCTGTATTAGAAGATCAAGAATAA
- the gpmI gene encoding 2,3-bisphosphoglycerate-independent phosphoglycerate mutase, whose product MSNKPVALIILDGFGLRDETYGNAVAHSKIPNFDLLWENYPHATLTACGEAVGLPEGQMGNSEVGHLNIGAGRIVYQSLTRINKSIREGEFFDNATLLETMEHVKTKGSALHVMGLLSDGGVHSHYEHLFALLKMAKEHGVERVYLHAFLDGRDVGPTTALPYIKRTEDVMEEVGVGQIATVSGRYFAMDRDKRWERVQKTYDAMVYGIGPHCESAEEGVRASYAEEIHDEFVEPFVIQQDGKPVATIENGDAVIFFNFRPDRAIQMSRALTQPGFDGFNRGVKKFTDLHFVGFTHYNDDVVADIVFHNVNLTKTIGEVLEDQGKRQLRIAETEKYPHVTFFMSGGREETFEGETRILINSPKVATYDLKPEMSAYEVTDALVAEIEAERQDAIILNFANPDMVGHSGMLGPTVKAIETVDECLGRIIDALSAKGGSAIITADHGNADEVTTMGGQPMTAHTTNPVPVIVTNPDVVLRTDGILADLAPTMLKMLGIPQPVEMTGKSLF is encoded by the coding sequence ATGTCGAATAAACCGGTCGCATTAATTATACTGGACGGGTTTGGCTTACGAGATGAAACATACGGTAACGCAGTTGCACACTCCAAGATTCCGAACTTTGATTTGCTGTGGGAGAACTACCCGCATGCGACATTGACGGCTTGTGGAGAAGCGGTAGGGTTACCAGAAGGACAAATGGGGAACTCTGAAGTCGGGCATTTGAATATCGGTGCCGGTCGTATCGTCTATCAAAGTTTAACGCGTATTAATAAGTCGATTCGTGAAGGCGAGTTTTTCGACAATGCGACGTTGCTTGAGACGATGGAGCATGTGAAAACGAAAGGCTCTGCACTTCACGTCATGGGCTTGCTGTCTGACGGCGGTGTTCACAGTCACTATGAGCATTTATTCGCTTTATTGAAAATGGCGAAAGAACACGGTGTAGAGCGCGTCTACTTGCATGCATTCCTTGACGGACGTGATGTGGGACCGACGACGGCACTTCCATATATCAAGCGTACAGAAGATGTTATGGAAGAAGTCGGAGTTGGACAGATTGCGACCGTATCGGGAAGATATTTTGCAATGGACCGCGATAAGCGTTGGGAACGTGTACAAAAGACGTATGACGCGATGGTCTACGGGATCGGACCACATTGTGAATCAGCAGAAGAAGGAGTCAGAGCTTCTTATGCCGAAGAAATACATGATGAGTTTGTTGAGCCGTTTGTTATTCAACAAGATGGCAAACCGGTGGCGACGATTGAAAACGGAGATGCAGTCATTTTCTTCAATTTCCGTCCAGACCGTGCCATCCAAATGTCACGCGCGTTAACGCAACCGGGCTTTGATGGTTTCAACAGAGGCGTCAAAAAGTTTACGGACTTACATTTTGTCGGCTTTACGCATTATAATGATGATGTAGTAGCAGATATTGTATTCCACAATGTCAATTTAACGAAAACAATCGGTGAAGTGCTAGAAGACCAAGGCAAGCGTCAATTGCGCATTGCGGAAACAGAAAAGTATCCACACGTGACGTTCTTTATGAGTGGCGGACGCGAAGAGACGTTTGAAGGGGAAACCCGAATTCTGATCAATTCGCCAAAAGTTGCGACGTATGATTTGAAACCTGAAATGAGCGCATACGAAGTAACGGACGCACTCGTAGCAGAAATCGAAGCGGAACGACAAGACGCGATTATCTTGAACTTTGCGAATCCGGATATGGTCGGCCACAGCGGAATGCTAGGGCCAACTGTTAAAGCGATTGAAACGGTCGATGAATGTCTTGGCCGAATCATTGATGCCTTGTCTGCAAAAGGCGGATCAGCTATCATCACAGCAGATCACGGCAATGCGGACGAAGTCACTACAATGGGTGGACAACCGATGACAGCGCACACGACCAATCCTGTGCCGGTTATTGTCACGAATCCAGATGTGGTGCTGCGTACAGACGGTATTCTTGCAGACTTGGCACCGACAATGTTAAAAATGTTAGGAATTCCACAACCGGTTGAAATGACCGGAAAATCATTATTCTAA
- the secG gene encoding preprotein translocase subunit SecG, whose translation MHAVLTASLIVVAIALIVVVLLQSGKSAGLSGAISGGAEQLFGKQKARGLDLVLQRATIVLSVLFFVLTIAIMKI comes from the coding sequence ATGCATGCCGTTTTAACAGCATCGCTGATAGTCGTAGCTATAGCATTAATAGTAGTCGTTTTATTGCAATCCGGTAAGAGTGCGGGACTGTCAGGAGCCATCTCCGGAGGGGCAGAGCAACTTTTCGGTAAACAAAAAGCACGTGGATTGGATCTCGTTCTACAAAGAGCGACAATCGTCTTATCTGTCTTATTTTTTGTCCTAACCATTGCGATTATGAAAATATAA
- the tpiA gene encoding triose-phosphate isomerase — MRKRIIAGNWKMFKLSNEAADFAEQIKEQLKPSDHVEAVICPPALYLNDLLQRFETTAIKLGAQTMHDTVEGAFTGEISPAMLENVGVDYVILGHSERRQYFNETDESVNKKVLAAFDHHLVPIVCVGETLEERDAHETVSIVSAQVEKAFSGVTADQAKQAVIAYEPIWAIGTGKTATADDANEVCAAIRHKVETLYAKDVSEAIRIQYGGSVKPENIAELLSKDNIDGALVGGASLDPAAFVKLVEAGTHVE; from the coding sequence TTGAGAAAACGAATAATTGCGGGCAACTGGAAAATGTTCAAACTTTCTAACGAAGCTGCAGATTTTGCGGAACAGATCAAAGAACAACTCAAGCCATCCGATCACGTCGAGGCGGTCATTTGTCCACCGGCGTTGTATTTGAACGATTTACTCCAACGTTTTGAAACGACTGCGATCAAATTAGGTGCTCAAACGATGCATGATACTGTCGAAGGAGCATTTACAGGTGAAATCAGTCCAGCGATGCTTGAAAACGTAGGCGTAGACTATGTCATTCTTGGCCATTCGGAACGTCGTCAGTATTTCAATGAAACAGACGAAAGCGTCAATAAAAAAGTACTGGCAGCATTCGATCATCACTTAGTGCCAATTGTTTGTGTAGGCGAAACATTGGAAGAGCGCGATGCACATGAAACGGTTTCGATCGTATCAGCGCAAGTCGAAAAAGCATTTAGTGGTGTGACGGCGGATCAAGCGAAGCAAGCAGTCATTGCGTATGAACCGATTTGGGCGATTGGCACTGGCAAAACAGCAACAGCTGACGATGCCAATGAAGTATGTGCAGCGATTCGTCATAAAGTCGAAACACTGTACGCAAAAGACGTGTCAGAGGCAATTCGCATTCAATACGGAGGCAGTGTAAAACCAGAAAACATTGCAGAATTACTGAGCAAAGACAATATTGACGGCGCATTGGTTGGGGGAGCAAGTCTTGATCCGGCAGCATTCGTCAAATTGGTGGAGGCTGGAACACATGTCGAATAA
- the rnr gene encoding ribonuclease R: MSLLKEKSYMPSTVHEIEEALGLTEADEFKDLVKMLVQLEQSGKIVRSRNNRYGLPEQMNLIRGKFIGHAKGFGFVVPEEVEGDDVFIPPHEINSAMNGDIVLVRVSGSSFGDRREGVITKVVERKTSQLVGTYQAHEGYGFVLPDDKKLPMDLYIEKGHSLEAVDGQKVIAEITNWPTDENNATGMITKILGHKNDPGVDILSIIHKHGIAVDFPEDVMEHATSVPSTVQPEDFEGRRDLRKELTMTIDGADAKDLDDAISVFKEDNGSYRLFVHISDVSYYVTENSPMDVEAADRGTSVYLTDRVIPMLPHRLSNGICSLNAGEDRLTLTCEMKVDANGKVIDHEIYPSVINSSYRMTYDEVYQIIEHQDEELSKKYEEIVPMLNDMAKLAGNFRQKRKDRGAIDFDFKESKILVDEEGWPKDIVIIERTVSERLIEEFMLAANETVAEHFDKMKVPFLYRIHEDPKEEKLQRFFEFLTTFGIVVKGSGKKVDSSALQDIIAEIEGMPEQSLISTMLLRSMQQAKYFEDSIGHFGLSTDYYTHFTAPIRRYPDLIVHRLIRTYLFNKDVSAQTVAHWSATLPEIAKHTSERERRAVDAERDTNALKKAQFMLDKIGEEFEGVISSVTNFGIFVELENTVEGLVHVKNMNDDYYRFDDRQMMMIGERTAKQYRIGDEVKVRVTSVKPEEQSVDFEIVGMKESFRGSRKETPKVIQSGRGKSRGQGAGRGRSKGQGADPTKPRAGGGAKSDGDKRNKKHEKPKRKFYEGMPKKSKKRPKKK, from the coding sequence ATGTCTTTACTAAAAGAAAAATCCTACATGCCATCTACAGTCCACGAAATCGAAGAAGCACTCGGATTGACAGAGGCAGACGAATTTAAAGATCTAGTAAAAATGCTCGTACAACTCGAGCAAAGCGGGAAAATTGTTCGTTCACGCAACAACCGATACGGCTTGCCTGAACAAATGAACCTCATCCGTGGGAAATTCATCGGTCACGCAAAAGGCTTCGGCTTCGTCGTACCAGAAGAAGTAGAGGGCGATGACGTCTTCATCCCACCCCATGAAATCAACAGCGCCATGAACGGCGATATCGTCTTAGTACGCGTATCCGGCAGCTCATTCGGCGATCGTCGCGAAGGAGTCATTACGAAAGTTGTCGAACGCAAAACGTCACAACTAGTCGGAACGTATCAAGCCCACGAAGGATACGGTTTCGTCTTACCCGATGATAAAAAATTACCGATGGATTTATATATCGAAAAAGGTCATTCACTCGAAGCAGTAGACGGTCAGAAAGTCATTGCGGAAATTACGAACTGGCCAACAGATGAAAACAATGCAACGGGCATGATCACAAAAATTCTCGGACATAAAAATGATCCGGGTGTAGACATTCTATCGATCATTCACAAGCACGGCATTGCAGTCGATTTTCCTGAAGACGTCATGGAACACGCGACAAGCGTACCGTCGACGGTTCAGCCAGAAGACTTCGAAGGCCGTAGAGATTTACGCAAAGAACTGACGATGACCATTGACGGTGCCGATGCAAAAGACTTGGATGATGCGATTTCGGTCTTCAAAGAAGATAACGGATCCTATCGTCTATTTGTGCATATTTCAGACGTCAGTTACTACGTCACGGAGAACTCGCCAATGGACGTAGAAGCTGCAGACCGTGGTACGAGTGTCTATCTAACCGACCGCGTCATTCCGATGTTACCGCATCGCTTGTCGAACGGAATCTGTTCATTGAATGCAGGGGAAGATCGTTTGACTCTCACTTGCGAAATGAAAGTCGATGCAAATGGTAAAGTGATTGATCATGAGATTTATCCAAGTGTCATTAATTCAAGCTACCGTATGACCTACGATGAAGTGTACCAAATTATCGAACATCAGGATGAAGAATTATCGAAGAAGTACGAAGAAATCGTGCCGATGTTAAACGATATGGCGAAACTGGCTGGGAACTTCCGTCAGAAGCGTAAAGATCGTGGCGCCATTGACTTCGACTTCAAAGAATCCAAAATTCTTGTAGATGAAGAAGGCTGGCCGAAAGATATCGTCATTATAGAGCGTACAGTATCTGAACGTCTAATCGAGGAATTCATGCTAGCTGCCAATGAAACAGTTGCAGAGCACTTCGACAAGATGAAAGTACCGTTCCTCTACCGAATCCACGAAGATCCAAAAGAAGAGAAACTACAACGCTTCTTCGAGTTCTTAACGACATTCGGAATCGTTGTGAAGGGATCAGGTAAAAAAGTCGATTCGAGCGCATTGCAGGACATCATTGCAGAAATCGAAGGAATGCCAGAACAATCGCTGATCTCGACGATGCTATTGCGTTCAATGCAACAAGCGAAATATTTCGAAGACAGCATCGGACACTTCGGTTTGTCAACGGACTACTACACACACTTCACCGCACCGATCAGAAGATATCCAGACTTGATCGTTCATCGTCTAATCCGTACGTATTTATTCAATAAAGACGTATCGGCACAAACGGTTGCACACTGGTCTGCGACGCTACCTGAAATTGCGAAACACACGTCAGAACGTGAACGCCGTGCAGTCGATGCAGAGCGTGATACGAACGCACTGAAGAAAGCGCAGTTTATGTTGGATAAAATCGGGGAAGAGTTTGAAGGCGTGATTTCTTCTGTTACGAACTTCGGGATCTTTGTTGAGCTTGAGAATACAGTAGAAGGACTTGTCCATGTCAAGAACATGAACGACGACTATTACCGATTCGACGATCGCCAAATGATGATGATCGGAGAACGTACAGCGAAACAATACCGTATCGGAGACGAAGTGAAAGTGCGTGTGACTTCTGTTAAGCCAGAAGAACAATCAGTGGACTTCGAAATCGTTGGAATGAAAGAAAGCTTTAGAGGCTCTCGTAAAGAAACGCCGAAAGTCATTCAATCGGGCAGAGGCAAGAGCCGAGGCCAAGGCGCAGGACGTGGAAGAAGCAAAGGGCAAGGTGCTGATCCTACTAAACCTCGTGCAGGTGGCGGAGCGAAGAGCGACGGCGACAAGCGCAATAAAAAGCACGAGAAGCCAAAGCGTAAGTTTTATGAAGGTATGCCAAAGAAATCTAAGAAACGACCGAAGAAAAAATAA
- a CDS encoding alpha/beta hydrolase: MRIAQPKPFFFEHGKRAVLLLHGFTGTSADVRMLGRFLEKHNYTSLAPHYRGHGVPPEELIKTNPDQWWEDVLDAYNQLKEAGYEEIAVAGLSLGGVFSLRLATQFPLKGIVTMCAPMSMKTTDLMWSGVLKYARDYKKFAGLSDEQIKEEMDDLKTKSMPGLDGLQSMVQSVRNKVDCIYTPLLVVQSRHDSVIDPNSAQIIYDEAESTDKELQWYEESGHVITLGPEKAQLHENILKFLESLDWQE, encoded by the coding sequence ATGCGAATTGCTCAACCGAAGCCATTCTTTTTTGAACATGGAAAACGTGCGGTATTACTGTTGCATGGGTTCACAGGAACATCGGCGGACGTGCGGATGCTCGGACGCTTCCTTGAAAAACATAATTACACGTCACTGGCACCACATTACCGTGGACATGGTGTGCCACCTGAAGAATTGATCAAGACAAATCCTGACCAGTGGTGGGAAGATGTCTTGGATGCATATAATCAACTAAAAGAGGCAGGATATGAAGAGATTGCGGTGGCGGGATTATCGCTCGGTGGTGTATTTTCATTGAGACTCGCAACACAATTTCCGCTAAAAGGCATCGTCACGATGTGTGCACCGATGTCGATGAAAACAACCGATCTCATGTGGTCAGGCGTACTGAAATACGCCCGCGACTACAAAAAGTTCGCAGGCTTATCCGATGAACAAATCAAAGAGGAAATGGACGACTTGAAAACCAAGTCTATGCCAGGCCTCGACGGCTTGCAATCGATGGTCCAAAGCGTACGAAACAAAGTCGACTGCATTTACACACCATTACTCGTCGTCCAATCACGTCACGACAGCGTAATTGATCCGAACTCTGCACAAATCATCTACGACGAAGCAGAATCGACAGACAAAGAACTACAATGGTACGAAGAATCCGGGCACGTCATAACACTCGGTCCCGAAAAAGCACAACTTCACGAAAATATACTAAAATTCTTAGAATCCCTTGATTGGCAAGAGTGA